TCACCAAAAATACTGATGAACATGGTTTGCTGTCCCACCCCATATCGTCTGGTACGgatgtaccataccataccgataTGTTGTACCATCCTGTATTGACACTATCATACTGTAAACGCTATAATAGGATTTTACTGGTATAGAATCTGGTATTGAGATTGCAAACTTTACCGATGAACATTACGAAAGGGAGATGTTTAATCTCTATCCTCAAAAATCAGCATCAAATGTGGAATCTTATTCTGTGGTGGATCACTTAGCTTTATTACTAATGGTATATCTAATTGATGTCTTTGGCACCCCTGTCAGGTTGCCCTGTGAGCTTTGAGTTCTTGAATTACACAATCATCACGAGCAAGTGCAAGGGGCCTCAGTATTCTGCTAAGCTTTGTTGTTCTGCTTTAACTGAATTTGCATGCCCTTATGCTGATGAACTGAACGATGTCTCCAATGATTGTGCATCAATCATGTTCAGTTACATTAATCTCTATGGCAAATACCCCCCAGGCCTGTTTGCCGGTGAGTGCAAAGGAGGCAAACAAGGGCTTGCATGCCCTCCTAGCTCTTCAAAGTCACAAGATGACAATGCAAATGCTGGCCGTGTGAATCGGAGCCTCACCTTTCCA
Above is a genomic segment from Elaeis guineensis isolate ETL-2024a chromosome 1, EG11, whole genome shotgun sequence containing:
- the LOC105039007 gene encoding GPI-anchored protein LLG1, which gives rise to MELSRSVSLRAALFVFSVGLAAASTFVSDDVFQYHGSTGRRLLQAKKSCPVSFEFLNYTIITSKCKGPQYSAKLCCSALTEFACPYADELNDVSNDCASIMFSYINLYGKYPPGLFAGECKGGKQGLACPPSSSKSQDDNANAGRVNRSLTFPVVFVSGMVLAFLFS